The genomic window TTAATTCAAACTATTTCAAGAGTAAACCGAAAGTTCAAAGACAAGAACAAAGGTTTGGTTGTGGATTATATCGGAATCAAAAAGCAAATGAATCTTGCTTTGAAAAAATACAGCGAAGGCGACAAAGACAATTTTGAAGACATTGCAGAATCAATAATCATTGTAAGAAATCATTTAGACCTTTTGGCAAAACTGTTTCATCAGTTTGACAGCACGAAATATTTTAAGGGAACAACTCTACAACAGTTGAACACTTTGAACATGGCAGCAGAATATGTTCAACTCACAAAAGATTTAGAAACCCGTTTCATGGGTTTGGTAAAACGATTGAAAGCCGCTTATGATATTTGTGCTGGAAGCGAACAATTAACACAGTTAGAAAGAGATTACACTCATTTCTACTTGGCGGTTCGTTCCATTGTTTTCAAGCTTACCAAAGGCAACGCACCCGATACAGCTCAAATGAATACACGAGTAAGAGAGATGATTAAAGATGCTTTGGCAAGCGATGGAGTAGAAGAAATTTTCAAGTTGGGTGATGATGAAAGTGAGCAAGACATTTTTGATGCAGATTATTTGGCGAAGATTGACAAGATCAAAATGCCGAATACAAAAATCAAATTGCTACAACAATTACTTGCAAAAGTGATTGGTGAAATAAGAAAAGTGAACAAAGTAAAAGGTATTGATTTTTCTAAAAAAATGCAAGCTCTTGTAGAGAAATATAATCAGCGTGACGAAAACGATATTCTAAGAAGTGAAGTGTATGAGGAAATGGCAGAAGCATTGACAGATTTGATTTGGGAGGTTCACAAAGAATTTTCGGCAGGTGACGAATTAGGAATTGACTTTCAAGAAAAAGCATTTTACGACATTTTAAAAGAACTGTGTGTAAAGTATGACTTCAAATATCCTGACGATAAAATGATTGAACTCGCAAAAAGAGTGAAAGAACTTGTGGACGGACAAGCCAAATTCCCTGACTGGAACAAACGTGACGACATAAAATCAGCATTAAAGGTTGGACTCATTCTCTTGCTTGACGAGTTTGGTTATCCACCAGTAGAGAGAGACGAAGTTTATGTAGAGATTTTTGAACAAGCAGAAAATTTCAAGAAGAATAGAAAAGAATAATTCAACACACTTTTTCAAAAGAACTATGAGATTTTATAATTAAGTAAGAAAAAAGAAATTAAAAGAAAGCAATTCAAGGCTTTGATTTCTCCTTTCATTTTAGGAGTCCCCTCATCCCCAACCCTTCTCCGAAGGAGAAGGGAGCAAACAATAAAAAATCCTCTTCTTGGGAGAGGATTTAGGAGAGGTAATTTATGCCATAAAAAAACCTCTATAAGGCTGAAAAATTGCGTAAAGTTTTACCCATTTATTCACCATTAAGTCCTTCTTTATTGTCTTAGAACCCTTATTTAACTAAAAAAAATCTTATTTAGACTACAAAGACACCTTGTCTAACTACAAAGATACCTTGTCTAACTACAAGGACACCTTGTCTAACTACAAAGACTCCTTGTCTAACTACAAGGACTCCTTGTAGTTTATTTTGGATAATTTGTTCATTTACGAGGATTCCTTGACTACTGTTTTGGATACTTTGTTTATTGACAAGGTGTTCTTTTGGAGAGAAGACGTTGTATTGATGTTAAACGAGAGGTGCTCGTTTTTATATTTTTTTAATTCTCTGAATAATATTGTTTAATGTCAAATTCTGTTTGCGCGGTATGTATAAATATTTCAGCAGGCAAGTGAAAATTTTCGTCTTCATAATCTTTTACCAATACTAAAAGTAACGCCAATTCTTCAGCTTCGGGCGTATTTTCTTATGCATGAAAAATTGCCATCGTTCTTTTAATAGCTTTTTTATATGCCGCTTCTGTTTTTATTACGCTCCAATTCATATTCATTTTGCTTTTCATTACGATTCTTATTTTTAAGCGTAAACAAGTTCTTTTTTAAATTTTTGCAAAAGCTTGGGTTCTTTAAATGCTTGGGCAAAACTTAATTTTTTTTCAAACTTAAAACCAACGTTTAGTTTATCATTAATTAATGAAGACAACGGTATTTTAAGATATATATGAAGTAAAACTATTGATTCCATACTTATTGGTCGTTTATGGTTAAGTATTTCGGATGCTCTTGTTTCGCCTCCAAAAAATCCTGACAAGTCTTTTTGTTTTAGTCCTTTTTGTTCCATTGCAAATTTAATAGCCTCAATAGGGTCGGGCAAATTAATTTTCGATTTGTGATTTTGGTAATGTTCAATTAAGGCGGTTAATACCTCCATTTCTTCAATTTCAGCGGAGGTGTGTTTGCCTCCTTTAAAATCCAATTCATAAAGCATTTTACAGGCTTTATTGTAATCTTTTTCGGTTTTTAATAAGGCTATTTTCATGGTTCAAATTTTAAATTTTCAATATCTTTTAATTTATCATATTCTTTATGTGTCCCAAACCAAATAATATAAATTCTGCTAAACTTGTATCTGATGCGAACTATCAATCTGTAATCGTTCCCTTTTATATTAAAAATTACAGTATTGTTACCTACAAAGTCAGCGGAACTATATTTCTTTTTTACTTCGTTAGGTGTTGTATAATCACTTTTTTCAAAATCATTCATCCAAGCCTGTACTTGGTTTTCAGCCATTTTATACTTAGATAGCTTAACCTTATCGTACAAGGTTTTTGTTTTAATGATATTCATTTATTTTTTTGTTGATACAAATATACGAATAAAGTTACACATTTTGGTAAGTTTATATTTTTATTTTGTTTTAACAGGTTTTTTAAATGCTGTCAATGCTTTTGTAGTTTCTTTTTTGGTTTCGTCCTCAAATCCTGCTAAATAGTTTTGAGTTGTTTTAACGTTACTATGTCCCAATGTAAATCAAAACTAACTTTTAGGGTATCGGTAAATTGTTTTACCGCATTTATTAAAGAGTCTTTTGAAGATTCCCTAATTTTAACATGTTTTGTAATTAGTTCATAAAGCCATATTGTATCCGTTTCTTCATTATTTTCCCCATATTTTTCCAATCTAAATTTGGAAGTTATTTGCTTAAATGAGTACGTTAAGGAATTATTTTTTATAGTTATTAATGGATATCCTATATCATGTAGAATCCCACAAGACATGTATCTTCCATAGGTAAATTCAAAATTATTTGATTGTGAAAATGAAGTATTCCAAAATAAAATTGAGAATAACATTAAACCACTTATTTTCATTATTTCTTAAGAGATTTCAAATTTAATTCCCACTTACTATTTTTTCAATTTCTTTAGAGAAATGTAAATGTTCGAGTTGATGAATTTTTTCTGCTAAGGATTCGGACGTTTCATTTTCGGAAATTTCGCAACGCGCTTGAAAAATTATTTTTCCATCGTCGTATTTTTCATTCACAAAATGAATACTGATGCCGCTTTCTTTTTCTTGCGCTGCAATCACAGCTTTATGGACATTCATTCCGTACATTCCTTGTCCGCCAAATTTGGGCAATAATGCTGGATGAATATTTATTATTTTATTGGGGAATTTTTTAATTAACGAAGACGGAATCATCCATAAGAAACCAGCAAGAATTATCCAATCAATCTTTTTTTCTGCTAACAGAAAATTAATTTTTTCAGTCTCAAAAAAATCTTTTTTATTAATCACAACACTTTCCACATTCACATTCTCAGCGCGTTTCAAAACAAAAGCGTCAGCTTTATTACAAACTAATAAACTGATTTTGATTTCAGAATTACTCTGAAAATAATCTATTATTTTTTGTGCATTGGTACCGTTTCCGGAAGCAAAAAGAGCAATGCGTTTCATACGTCAAAAAAATTATTTTTTCAATGATTAAATAAAATTTGTCCGTTGATAGGTTTTGAAACATCCACCGGAAATGTTTTTCTGTAAAAAAATTTTCCAGCTTTAATTTCGCCTTTTAACACAACCGTGTTATTTCCGCCACCAAGCATGGGCAATAAAGACAGTAAATCGGTTAATGAAATTTTTGAAAAATCCGTTTTCACTTTAAAAACTCGGGTATCTTCAGCGTTTGCAGGAATAGTTACTTTCTCTGATAAATGCGCCGTACCCAATTGCATGTCGTTGAGTTGTACATTCAGATCCGAACTGTAAACTGTAAATGAGGTAGTATTTGGATTTTTGATTCGTACCCCAATCTCGGCAGAAATACCGTCTTTATTGGCTTGTAAAATAGTTACACTATCAATCCCAGTAATGATGACTGGTTGAAAATCGTTACAAGACGAAAATAAAAACAAAGACAATAAAAAAATAGCACTGAAAAAATATTTTTTTCGAAGCATTATTTAACGCCCTCCGATTCCATGTAATATTTATAAAACAAAGGAATGGTTTCGATACCTTTTAAATAATTAAAAATTCCGAAATGCTCGTTCGGCGAATGAATCGCATCCGAATCCAAACCAAATCCCAACAATACGGAATCCAATCCTAACTCCGATTTAAAAAGTGCTACAATAGGAACGCTTCCGCCGCTGCGAACAGGAATTGGTTTTTTGCCGAATGTTTTCTCCATTGCTTTTTCAGCAGCTTTGTAAGCAATTGAATCGGTTGGCGTTACCACAGCATCTCCGCCATGATGCGGTTTTACTTTCACGCGCACTGATTTCGGAGCAATCTTTTTAAAATGATCAGTAAATAATTTCGTGATTTTTTCAGGAGTTTGATGTGGCACCAAACGCATCGAAATTTTCGCAAATGCTTTGGAAGCAATTACTGTTTTTGCTCCTTCGCCTGTGTAGCCGCCCCAAATTCCGTTTACATCTAAAGTTGGTCGAATAGAAGTGCGTTCGTTGGTAGAAAAATCTTTTTCCCCTTCTACATCTGCAATGCCGATAGACGCTTTATAGGCTTCCAAACTAAATGGAGCTTTTGCCATTTCAGCGCGTTCTTCCGCACTTAAAATATCTACGTCATCGTAAAAATTAGGAATCGTAATGTGTCCGTCTTTGTCTTTTAAGGACGCAATCATTTCGCACAAAACGTTGATAGGATTGGCAACTGCGCCTCCGTATAAACCAGAATGCAAATCTCTGTTCGGACTTTCTACTTCTACTTCCACGTAACTAAGTCCGCGCAAACCAACCGTAATCGAAGGAATATCATTTGCAATAATTCCAGTATCTGAAATTAAAATAACGTTTGCTTTTAATTTTTCTTTGTTCTTTTTTACAAACGTTGCAAGGTTTTCAGAGCCTACTTCTTCTTCGCCTTCAATCATAAATTTGATGTTACAAGGCAACGTTTTCGTTTGCATCATCAATTCAAAAGCTTTGATGTGCATGTACATTTGTCCTTTGTCATCGCAAGCACCGCGTGCATATATTTTTTCATCTTTGATAACTGGATCAAAAGGTGGAGAAGTCCACAAATCAATCGGATCAGCTGGTTGCACGTCGTAATGTCCGTACACCAACACCGTAGGAAGTTTTTCGGAAATTATTTTTTCTCCGTAAACAATCGGATAACCGGCGGTTTCGCAAATTTCTACTTTGTCTGCGCCAGCAGCAATTAATTTTTCTTTCACTGCATCGGCAGTGCGAAAAACATCTTTTTTATAGTTCGGATCGGCACTAACAGAAGGGATTTTAAGCAATTCGATCAATTCCTTTATAAAACGATCTTTGTGTGTGTTGATGTAGTTATTAATAGTTTCCATAAATTTTTATTTGATTTTAATTTCCAATTTTGGGTAATTCGATTTGATCGCGTACTAAAAATGCGACAGGGAAAGCATCTGAAATTTGTTGTAAAAAATTAAATGCTTCTAAGCGTGTGCGAAAATCGCCGACACGAATTTTAAAATAAGGCTGCTCATAAATTTCATACGAAGGATAATTTCCGAATTTACTCATGAATTTAGATTTGACATCCAGCGCTTTTGCTTTATCTATACCGAAATGAATTTGAATACGATATCCTGCGATTCTCCCTTTTAATTTTTCATTCAAGGCAATTTGCTTCTGAATTAAATTATCAATTCGCGTATCTTTTACAATAGTGGATCTACTGGAATCCTTAACAGTTGTTCGGCTTTGTAAGCTATCTGTTTTCGCATTTTGTGCTTCCGCGAAATGACAGATAAGCACTAAAAAGGAAAAAAGGAAAATGATTTGTTTCTTCCACATAAAATAGAAATTTCAACAAAAGTAAAAAATATTCTGGCAGGATTTTTTTTTCGACTGTTTATCGTTCAATTTTCATAGTTTTGCTATGGATAACGAATCGTTATGAGCCAATCTATTTTAGAGATTTCAAAAATTATTTCTGCTAAATTATCCGGAAACGGTCATTCTACCGCTGTCATAAAACATTTATTGATTGATAGCCGAAAAATAATCAACGCAGAAAATTCTCTTTTCTTTGCCATCAAAGGCGAGCGACACAACGGACATCAATTTATTGCCGATTTATACGAAAAAGGCGTTCGCAATTTTGTAGTGAGCGACGTTATTGTGGATGAAAATAAATTTCCGAATGCTTCTTTTTTAATGGTTGATGATACGCTAAAAGCATTGCAAACAATAGCTTCCAATCATCGGCGATTATTTTCCATTCCCGTTATCGGAATTACTGGGAGTAACGGAAAAACGATTGTAAAAGAATGGTTGTATCAATTGTTGCGCGAAGATTTAAACATTGTACGCAGTCCGAAAAGTTTTAATTCGCAAGTCGGAGTTCCTTTGTCTGTGTGGCAAATGGATTCACTTCATCAACTGGCTATTTTTGAAGCAGGCATTTCGAAACACGAGGAAATGGAACGTCTTGAAAAAATAATTTTTCCAACCATCGGGATTTTCACCAATATTGGAGAGGCTCACAACGAAAATTTTGAAAATAATTCTAAAAAAATAAATGAGAAACTAAAATTATTTATTCACGCTGAAGCATTGATTTATTGCAAAGATTTCTTGCCAATCAATACTCAAATTTCAGAAAATAAATCGCTGCACAAACTCAAATTATTTACGTGGTCGCGCAAAACAAAAGCCGATTTACAAATCGGTAAAATCACCAAATATCCCAAAGAAACCGAGATTCAAGGCGTTTACAAAAATAATTTTTTGAGAATAAAAATTCCGTTCATGGACGAAGGCTCCATCGAAAATACCATTCATTGTTGGGCAACAATGCTTTTGTTGAATTATGATAATAAGGTAATTGCGGAACGCATGGCGTGTTTGAGTCCTGTGGCGATGCGTTTAGAATTAAAAGAAGGAATTAATAATTGCTCTATTATCAACGACAGTTACAATTCTGATTTGGGATCGTTGAGTATTGCGCTTGATTTTTTAAATCAACAAAAACAACATCCGAAAAAAACAGTAGTGCTTTCCGATATTTTACAAAGCGGAAAAAACGAACATGATTTATACAAAGAAGTAGCTGAAATGCTTTCACAAAAAGGCGTTTCGAAACTGATTGGTATCGGCGAAGCCATCTCGCGACAAGCGGAGATTTTTGAAGTTGAAAAATTATTTTTCAAAACGACGGCTGAATTTTTAAACAAATGCAACACGCATTTTTTTAGAGATGAAACTATTTTATTGAAAGGCGCGCGGGCTTTTGGTTTCGAAGAAATAAGTAATTTATTGCAACAAAAAACGCATGAAACGGTTCTCGAAATTAACCTAAATGCGATGGTTCATAATTTGAATTATTTCCGTTCAAAATTAAAACCCGACACCAAAATTATGGCAATGGTAAAGGCTTTTTCGTACGGAAGTGGAAGTTTTGAAATTGCCAATGTTTTACAATTTCAACGCGTGGATTATTTGGCGGTGGCATATTCCGACGAAGGAATTGAATTGAGAAAAGCCGGAATAACGTTGCCCATTATGGTGATGAATCCAGAAGAACAAAGTTACGATTCCATGATTCAATATAATTTAGAACCAGAAATTTTTAGTTTTCGTATTTTAAATTTATTTGACGAAGCCGCCAGACGCAGTAAAAATGAATCGAAAAAAACCTTACCTATTCATTTAAAAATAGACACAGGAATGCACCGTTTGGGTTTTGAAGAAAAAGACATTAACAAATTAATTGTACAAATAAAAAACAATAAAAATCTCTGTATCTCCTCTATTTTCTCGCATCTCGCGGCAAGCGACGAAACGCAACACGATGGATTTACGAAAACACAAATCGAAAAATTTATTTTTATGAGCGATGAAATTGCTTCGCATTTTAGTTATCCGATGATGCGTCATATTTTAAATTCTGCAGGCGCCGTGCGTTTCCCGGAAGCACAATTGGATATGGTACGCTTGGGAATTGGCTTATACGGGATTGGCGCGAACGAAATGGAGCAAATGCATTTGCAAAATGTGAGTTGTCTAAAGACAACTATTTCCCAAATAAAAAACATTCCAGCAGGCGAAAGTGTTGGCTATAGCCGCAAAGGTATTGTTGCCAACAATCGGCAAATTGCAACCATTCCAATTGGTTACGCCGATGGATTGAGCAGAAAACTCGGAAATGGAAATGGAAAAATGCTCGTAAATGGACAATTAGCAAGCATTGTAGGGAATGTGTGTATGGATATGTGCATGATTGACATCACTACTATTCCCGCAAAAGAAGGCGACGAAGTAATTGTTTTTGGAGAAAATTATACGATTACGGATATGGCGAAAGCCATTGATACCATTCCTTACGAGATACTTACCAATGTTTCGAGACGTGTAAAGCGCGTGTATTTTCAGGAATAAAAAGAAACAAATTAGGTGTAGCTTTGTGGTTCCGTTTCGAAAAAAATTAGGAATAAATCTACGATGAAAAAAATATTTTTTCAACCACTTATTTTAATGTTTTTAATGTGTTGTTTTTTTACGACAAGCAGTGAGAACAGGGTAAATTCAGAGAATCGACTTTCGGATATTTCTTGTCAAGAAGTGATGAAAAAAATGTTTCAAGCCGTAAAAGAAATCAATACCATGCGCTACGATATGAAGGCACAAGAACGCATCGAAACAAAATTAATGCACGCGCATGCTTCTGTAAAATTAAATCTTTCGCCGCGAAAATTATATTTAAAAAACAGTGTAACCGGACGAGAAATTCTTTGGGTAACTGGCGAAAATAATGGTGAAGCGCTTGTTAATCCAAATGCGTTTCCGTATTTCGATTTGAATTTAGATCCTTATGGAAGTTTGATGCGGCACAATCAACATCACACTATTTTTGAAATGGGTTTTACTTACGCGACGCATATGATTGAAGC from Bacteroidia bacterium includes these protein-coding regions:
- a CDS encoding LEA type 2 family protein yields the protein MLRKKYFFSAIFLLSLFLFSSCNDFQPVIITGIDSVTILQANKDGISAEIGVRIKNPNTTSFTVYSSDLNVQLNDMQLGTAHLSEKVTIPANAEDTRVFKVKTDFSKISLTDLLSLLPMLGGGNNTVVLKGEIKAGKFFYRKTFPVDVSKPINGQILFNH
- a CDS encoding bifunctional UDP-N-acetylmuramoyl-tripeptide:D-alanyl-D-alanine ligase/alanine racemase; amino-acid sequence: MSQSILEISKIISAKLSGNGHSTAVIKHLLIDSRKIINAENSLFFAIKGERHNGHQFIADLYEKGVRNFVVSDVIVDENKFPNASFLMVDDTLKALQTIASNHRRLFSIPVIGITGSNGKTIVKEWLYQLLREDLNIVRSPKSFNSQVGVPLSVWQMDSLHQLAIFEAGISKHEEMERLEKIIFPTIGIFTNIGEAHNENFENNSKKINEKLKLFIHAEALIYCKDFLPINTQISENKSLHKLKLFTWSRKTKADLQIGKITKYPKETEIQGVYKNNFLRIKIPFMDEGSIENTIHCWATMLLLNYDNKVIAERMACLSPVAMRLELKEGINNCSIINDSYNSDLGSLSIALDFLNQQKQHPKKTVVLSDILQSGKNEHDLYKEVAEMLSQKGVSKLIGIGEAISRQAEIFEVEKLFFKTTAEFLNKCNTHFFRDETILLKGARAFGFEEISNLLQQKTHETVLEINLNAMVHNLNYFRSKLKPDTKIMAMVKAFSYGSGSFEIANVLQFQRVDYLAVAYSDEGIELRKAGITLPIMVMNPEEQSYDSMIQYNLEPEIFSFRILNLFDEAARRSKNESKKTLPIHLKIDTGMHRLGFEEKDINKLIVQIKNNKNLCISSIFSHLAASDETQHDGFTKTQIEKFIFMSDEIASHFSYPMMRHILNSAGAVRFPEAQLDMVRLGIGLYGIGANEMEQMHLQNVSCLKTTISQIKNIPAGESVGYSRKGIVANNRQIATIPIGYADGLSRKLGNGNGKMLVNGQLASIVGNVCMDMCMIDITTIPAKEGDEVIVFGENYTITDMAKAIDTIPYEILTNVSRRVKRVYFQE
- the purN gene encoding phosphoribosylglycinamide formyltransferase — protein: MKRIALFASGNGTNAQKIIDYFQSNSEIKISLLVCNKADAFVLKRAENVNVESVVINKKDFFETEKINFLLAEKKIDWIILAGFLWMIPSSLIKKFPNKIINIHPALLPKFGGQGMYGMNVHKAVIAAQEKESGISIHFVNEKYDDGKIIFQARCEISENETSESLAEKIHQLEHLHFSKEIEKIVSGN
- a CDS encoding SPOR domain-containing protein, translated to MWKKQIIFLFSFLVLICHFAEAQNAKTDSLQSRTTVKDSSRSTIVKDTRIDNLIQKQIALNEKLKGRIAGYRIQIHFGIDKAKALDVKSKFMSKFGNYPSYEIYEQPYFKIRVGDFRTRLEAFNFLQQISDAFPVAFLVRDQIELPKIGN
- a CDS encoding DUF3387 domain-containing protein, which gives rise to LIQTISRVNRKFKDKNKGLVVDYIGIKKQMNLALKKYSEGDKDNFEDIAESIIIVRNHLDLLAKLFHQFDSTKYFKGTTLQQLNTLNMAAEYVQLTKDLETRFMGLVKRLKAAYDICAGSEQLTQLERDYTHFYLAVRSIVFKLTKGNAPDTAQMNTRVREMIKDALASDGVEEIFKLGDDESEQDIFDADYLAKIDKIKMPNTKIKLLQQLLAKVIGEIRKVNKVKGIDFSKKMQALVEKYNQRDENDILRSEVYEEMAEALTDLIWEVHKEFSAGDELGIDFQEKAFYDILKELCVKYDFKYPDDKMIELAKRVKELVDGQAKFPDWNKRDDIKSALKVGLILLLDEFGYPPVERDEVYVEIFEQAENFKKNRKE
- a CDS encoding dipeptidase, which gives rise to METINNYINTHKDRFIKELIELLKIPSVSADPNYKKDVFRTADAVKEKLIAAGADKVEICETAGYPIVYGEKIISEKLPTVLVYGHYDVQPADPIDLWTSPPFDPVIKDEKIYARGACDDKGQMYMHIKAFELMMQTKTLPCNIKFMIEGEEEVGSENLATFVKKNKEKLKANVILISDTGIIANDIPSITVGLRGLSYVEVEVESPNRDLHSGLYGGAVANPINVLCEMIASLKDKDGHITIPNFYDDVDILSAEERAEMAKAPFSLEAYKASIGIADVEGEKDFSTNERTSIRPTLDVNGIWGGYTGEGAKTVIASKAFAKISMRLVPHQTPEKITKLFTDHFKKIAPKSVRVKVKPHHGGDAVVTPTDSIAYKAAEKAMEKTFGKKPIPVRSGGSVPIVALFKSELGLDSVLLGFGLDSDAIHSPNEHFGIFNYLKGIETIPLFYKYYMESEGVK
- a CDS encoding type II toxin-antitoxin system HigB family toxin, which encodes MNIIKTKTLYDKVKLSKYKMAENQVQAWMNDFEKSDYTTPNEVKKKYSSADFVGNNTVIFNIKGNDYRLIVRIRYKFSRIYIIWFGTHKEYDKLKDIENLKFEP